A single genomic interval of Methanooceanicella nereidis harbors:
- a CDS encoding DUF2795 domain-containing protein encodes MVSTAKISRYLKGITFPANKEECIDRAKRQDAPGDVMNALNHMSDGIYTNMGNIWYAVKKQQ; translated from the coding sequence ATGGTCTCGACTGCAAAAATATCCCGGTATCTTAAAGGCATCACTTTTCCCGCGAATAAAGAGGAATGCATCGATCGCGCGAAAAGGCAGGACGCTCCAGGAGACGTAATGAATGCCCTTAACCATATGTCGGATGGTATCTATACCAATATGGGGAACATCTGGTACGCAGTGAAGAAACAACAATAA
- the rpl7ae gene encoding 50S ribosomal protein L7Ae, which translates to MAKPSFVKFEVPQELQDKALESLELARDTGKIRKGTNEVTKAIERGIAQLVLVGEDVSPEEIVAHIPALSDEKKVPYIFIKKQEELGAACGLEVGCATAAVVDAGKAKALVEEIAQKFAALK; encoded by the coding sequence ATGGCAAAACCATCATTCGTAAAATTCGAAGTTCCGCAGGAATTACAGGACAAAGCACTTGAATCGCTCGAGCTCGCAAGGGACACAGGAAAGATAAGGAAGGGCACAAACGAAGTGACGAAAGCCATTGAGAGAGGCATCGCACAGCTCGTGCTCGTAGGCGAGGACGTCAGCCCCGAAGAGATAGTAGCACACATCCCGGCGCTGTCCGATGAAAAGAAAGTGCCGTACATATTCATTAAGAAACAGGAAGAGCTTGGCGCCGCATGCGGTCTTGAAGTTGGATGCGCGACCGCAGCAGTAGTGGACGCAGGCAAGGCAAAGGCGCTTGTTGAAGAGATCGCGCAGAAGTTCGCTGCATTAAAGTAA
- a CDS encoding 30S ribosomal protein S28e produces MAEETGVPAEVIEIIGGTGMHGEATQVKCKILEGSNKGRIITRNTVGPIRLGDIVILMETAREAKKLSSR; encoded by the coding sequence ATGGCAGAAGAGACAGGCGTTCCGGCAGAAGTCATCGAGATAATCGGCGGCACTGGCATGCATGGTGAGGCCACGCAGGTCAAGTGCAAGATCCTCGAAGGCTCTAACAAGGGAAGGATCATAACCCGCAACACAGTGGGTCCAATCAGGCTCGGCGACATCGTCATATTGATGGAGACCGCAAGAGAGGCAAAGAAGCTTTCATCCAGGTGA
- a CDS encoding 50S ribosomal protein L24e: MVDIRKCSFCGSELEPGTGKMLVKKDGAVQYFCSSKCQNNMKLGRIPRLTEWVPKPPKQEKKKK; encoded by the coding sequence ATGGTAGACATTAGAAAGTGCTCATTCTGCGGTTCGGAACTCGAGCCGGGAACGGGCAAGATGCTCGTAAAGAAGGACGGTGCAGTCCAGTATTTCTGTTCTTCCAAATGTCAGAACAACATGAAACTGGGCCGTATCCCGAGACTCACAGAGTGGGTCCCGAAGCCCCCAAAGCAGGAAAAGAAGAAGAAATAA
- the ndk gene encoding nucleoside-diphosphate kinase, which yields MAELERTFVMVKPDGVQRGLVGEIISRFERRGLKIAAMKMLVVSDELAKQHYAEHASKPFFPGLVGFIKSGPVVAMVVEGKNVVPLVRSMLGATNPANSNPGTIRGDFALDTGRNVIHASDSPESAKREISLYFNTSEIATYSRIDEQWLYE from the coding sequence ATGGCTGAACTTGAGAGAACATTCGTAATGGTAAAGCCGGATGGCGTACAGCGTGGCCTCGTGGGAGAGATAATCTCCCGCTTCGAGCGCCGCGGTTTAAAGATAGCAGCCATGAAGATGCTCGTCGTCAGCGACGAGCTTGCGAAGCAGCACTATGCGGAGCACGCTTCAAAGCCGTTCTTCCCGGGACTCGTAGGCTTTATAAAGTCCGGTCCGGTAGTAGCGATGGTCGTCGAAGGTAAAAATGTCGTGCCCCTTGTAAGAAGCATGCTTGGCGCGACGAATCCGGCGAACTCTAACCCGGGAACGATCAGGGGAGACTTTGCCCTTGATACGGGAAGGAACGTCATACACGCATCAGATTCGCCAGAATCGGCAAAAAGAGAGATTTCCCTGTACTTTAATACATCAGAAATAGCCACGTACTCGAGAATAGACGAGCAGTGGTTATACGAGTAA